A window from Staphylococcus succinus encodes these proteins:
- a CDS encoding DNA topoisomerase III, which translates to MKSLIIAEKPSVGRDIANTLNINEKRNGYFENNKYIVTWALGHLVTNATPEQYDNNYKEWKLNDLPIIPNKMKTVVISKTKKQFSTVQALINNNKVKDIIIATDAGREGELVARLILDKAHNKKPIQRLWISSVTNKAIKDGFNKLKDGKQFNNLYYAALARSEADWIVGINATRALTTKYDAQLSLGRVQTPTIQLVQMRQNEINQFKPQTYYTMNLTAGGLTFQSIKPQSTHEKKVFEDIKKAIEGQEGVIQSITKSHKKSYPQQLFSLTDLQQEAYKRYHLGPKETLNTLQALYERHKIVTYPRTDSNYLTDDMVDTLKDRLRAIMATSLKDIAKTQMNQSFSVKQRFINNGKVSDHHAIIPTEVRPDMSQLSQRETKVYMMIAQRYLENLMPPHEYEAISIDLKVGDNIFAFKDKVTTKLGYKAIFDHQDKVNEHIAHLEKDAKLKVSRVNIEQHETTPPAYFNEGTLLKAMESPQKFFKLDDKKHNETLKETGGIGTVATRADIIEKLFNMNAIESRDGKIKVTSKGKQILELAPQKLTSPLLTAEWEEKLSLIEKGQYNPKQFIAEMKQFTNNVVNEIKESEQNYKHDNLTTTECPTCGKFMIKVKTKNGQMLVCQDPTCKTKKNVQRKTNARCPNCHKKMTLFGRGKDAVYRCVCGHTETQAQMDKRHQSKKTGKVNKKDMKKYMNNDEGLENNPFQDALKGLKF; encoded by the coding sequence ATGAAATCACTGATTATAGCAGAAAAACCTTCAGTAGGTCGTGATATTGCAAATACGTTGAATATCAATGAAAAGCGCAATGGCTATTTTGAAAATAATAAATACATTGTTACATGGGCGTTAGGGCATTTAGTTACGAATGCGACTCCAGAACAATATGATAATAATTATAAAGAATGGAAACTTAATGATTTACCTATTATACCAAATAAAATGAAAACAGTTGTTATTAGTAAGACTAAAAAACAATTTTCCACAGTACAAGCATTAATAAATAACAATAAAGTAAAGGATATTATTATTGCAACGGATGCTGGGAGAGAGGGAGAACTTGTTGCACGCTTAATTTTAGACAAAGCGCATAATAAGAAACCTATTCAGCGCTTATGGATTAGTTCAGTAACTAATAAAGCAATAAAAGACGGCTTTAATAAACTTAAAGATGGTAAGCAATTCAATAATTTATATTATGCAGCATTAGCGCGTAGTGAAGCAGATTGGATTGTAGGTATTAATGCGACACGTGCACTAACTACTAAATATGATGCACAACTTTCGCTAGGACGTGTTCAAACACCAACCATTCAACTAGTACAAATGAGACAAAATGAAATAAATCAGTTCAAACCTCAAACTTATTATACGATGAACTTAACTGCGGGAGGATTAACATTCCAAAGTATAAAGCCGCAATCAACTCATGAGAAAAAAGTTTTTGAAGATATAAAAAAAGCAATTGAAGGGCAAGAAGGTGTGATCCAATCTATTACTAAGAGTCACAAGAAATCATATCCACAGCAATTGTTTAGTTTAACTGATTTACAGCAAGAAGCATATAAACGTTATCACCTTGGTCCAAAGGAAACATTAAATACATTACAGGCACTATATGAGAGACATAAAATTGTAACCTATCCACGTACGGATTCAAATTACTTAACTGACGATATGGTCGACACTCTAAAAGATAGACTGCGTGCGATAATGGCTACTTCATTAAAAGACATTGCCAAAACACAAATGAACCAATCATTTTCTGTGAAACAAAGATTCATAAATAACGGCAAAGTTTCAGATCATCATGCTATTATTCCAACAGAAGTACGACCAGATATGAGTCAACTAAGTCAACGTGAAACAAAAGTATATATGATGATTGCACAAAGATATCTTGAAAATCTTATGCCCCCCCATGAATATGAAGCGATATCGATAGATTTAAAAGTGGGGGATAATATATTTGCGTTTAAAGATAAAGTAACTACTAAATTAGGATATAAAGCAATATTTGATCATCAAGATAAAGTGAATGAACATATTGCACATTTAGAAAAAGACGCCAAACTCAAAGTTAGTCGTGTAAATATTGAACAACATGAAACAACACCGCCTGCATACTTTAATGAAGGAACTTTACTAAAAGCGATGGAAAGCCCACAAAAATTCTTTAAATTAGATGATAAAAAACACAATGAAACGTTAAAAGAAACCGGTGGCATTGGTACTGTTGCGACAAGAGCAGATATCATCGAAAAATTATTTAATATGAATGCAATTGAGAGTCGCGATGGTAAAATAAAAGTAACATCAAAAGGAAAACAAATACTAGAATTGGCACCACAAAAACTAACTTCTCCATTATTAACAGCAGAATGGGAAGAAAAATTATCGTTAATTGAAAAGGGACAATATAATCCGAAACAGTTTATTGCTGAAATGAAGCAGTTTACAAACAATGTAGTTAATGAAATTAAAGAAAGTGAACAAAATTATAAACATGATAATTTAACGACAACTGAATGTCCAACATGTGGAAAATTTATGATTAAAGTAAAAACTAAAAATGGTCAAATGTTGGTCTGCCAAGATCCTACATGTAAAACTAAAAAAAATGTCCAACGAAAAACGAATGCACGTTGTCCAAATTGTCATAAAAAAATGACGCTTTTCGGTAGAGGGAAAGATGCTGTATATCGCTGTGTATGTGGACACACAGAAACACAAGCACAAATGGATAAACGTCATCAAAGTAAAAAAACAGGAAAAGTGAATAAAAAAGATATGAAGAAATATATGAATAATGATGAGGGGTTAGAAAACAATCCATTTCAAGATGCTTTAAAAGGCCTTAAATTCTAA
- a CDS encoding NCS2 family permease, with protein sequence MKKYFKFDKHGTNYKKEILGGLTTFLSMAYILAVNPQVLSLAGVDGVSDDMKMDQGAIFVATALAAFVGSLFMGLIARYPIALAPGMGLNAFFAFTVVLTMGIPWQVGLTGVLFSGIVFAILTMTGLRETIINAIPYQMKMAVSAGIGLFITFVGLQSSGIIVKNDSTLVTLGHITDGPVLLTIFGILVTVILYARRVPGAIFIGMVLTSILGMLTGLIHTPSGIVGNVPSIEPTFGAAFDAFKDPSQLFTVQFLIVILTFLFIDFFDTAGTLVAVASQAGIMKDNKLPRAGRALFSDSLATIVGAIFGTTTTTSYIESTSGVAVGARTGFASVVTGFCFLLAVFFSPLMEIVTSAVTTPALVVVGVLMAANFAEIDWKKFEVAVPAFITIIMMPLSYSIATGIACGFIFYPITMLISKRHKEVHPIMYGLMVLFILYFVFVHG encoded by the coding sequence GTGAAAAAGTATTTCAAGTTTGATAAACATGGAACAAACTATAAGAAAGAGATACTTGGTGGGCTTACAACTTTCTTGTCTATGGCATATATTTTAGCTGTTAATCCACAAGTACTCAGTTTAGCAGGCGTAGATGGTGTGTCTGACGACATGAAGATGGACCAAGGCGCTATATTTGTCGCTACAGCACTTGCAGCATTCGTAGGATCTTTATTTATGGGGCTGATTGCTAGATATCCAATTGCATTAGCGCCTGGAATGGGCTTAAATGCATTCTTTGCATTTACAGTCGTATTAACTATGGGTATACCATGGCAGGTTGGATTAACAGGGGTACTATTTTCAGGGATAGTCTTTGCGATACTAACAATGACCGGATTGAGGGAAACCATTATAAATGCTATTCCCTATCAAATGAAAATGGCAGTTTCAGCAGGTATAGGGCTCTTTATAACATTTGTAGGGTTACAAAGCTCAGGAATTATTGTTAAAAATGACTCAACACTTGTTACATTAGGCCATATAACAGATGGTCCTGTATTGCTAACAATTTTCGGTATTCTAGTTACTGTAATACTCTATGCTAGAAGAGTACCAGGCGCTATATTTATAGGTATGGTGTTAACATCAATACTTGGGATGTTAACAGGACTTATACATACGCCTAGTGGCATCGTAGGGAATGTGCCAAGTATCGAACCAACATTTGGTGCAGCGTTTGATGCTTTTAAAGACCCTAGTCAACTATTTACAGTACAATTTTTAATCGTAATATTAACATTTTTATTTATTGATTTCTTCGATACTGCAGGTACACTAGTAGCTGTTGCATCACAAGCAGGAATCATGAAAGACAACAAATTACCAAGAGCAGGTCGAGCGTTATTTTCAGATTCATTAGCAACAATTGTTGGTGCAATCTTTGGTACAACGACGACAACATCATATATTGAATCAACGTCAGGCGTGGCGGTAGGTGCAAGAACAGGTTTTGCCAGCGTCGTCACTGGGTTCTGCTTCTTGTTAGCAGTATTTTTTAGCCCATTGATGGAGATTGTAACGAGTGCAGTCACTACCCCTGCATTAGTAGTAGTTGGTGTATTAATGGCTGCTAATTTTGCAGAAATTGATTGGAAGAAATTTGAAGTAGCAGTACCAGCATTTATTACAATCATTATGATGCCTTTATCATACTCTATTGCAACGGGTATTGCATGTGGCTTTATATTCTATCCAATTACGATGCTGATTTCTAAAAGACATAAAGAAGTACATCCAATCATGTACGGACTTATGGTATTATTTATACTTTACTTCGTGTTTGTTCACGGATAA
- the rpsJ gene encoding 30S ribosomal protein S10 — protein MAKQKIRIRLKAYDHRVIDQSAEKIVETAKRSGADVSGPIPLPTEKSVYTIIRAVHKYKDSREQFEQRTHKRLIDIVNPTPKTVDALMGLNLPSGVDIEIKL, from the coding sequence ATGGCAAAACAAAAAATCAGAATCAGATTAAAAGCTTATGATCACAGAGTAATTGATCAATCAGCAGAAAAAATTGTTGAAACAGCGAAACGTTCTGGTGCAGATGTATCTGGACCAATTCCGTTACCGACTGAAAAATCAGTTTACACGATTATCCGTGCCGTGCATAAGTACAAAGATTCACGTGAACAATTCGAACAACGTACACATAAACGTTTAATCGATATTGTTAACCCTACACCAAAAACAGTTGATGCTCTTATGGGCTTAAACTTACCATCAGGCGTAGACATCGAAATCAAATTATAA
- the rplC gene encoding 50S ribosomal protein L3 → MTKGILGRKIGMTQVFGENGDLIPVTVVEASQNVVLQKKTEEVDGYNAIQVGYEDKKAYKKNSKTNKYANKPAEGHAKKADTAPKRFIREFRNVNVDEYEVGQEVSVDTFEAGDVIDVTGVSKGKGFQGAIKRHNQARGPMSHGSHFHRSPGSIGMASDASKVFKGQKMPGRMGGNTVTVQNLEVVQTDVENNVILVKGNVPGPKKGFLEISSSIKGNK, encoded by the coding sequence ATGACCAAAGGAATCTTAGGAAGAAAAATCGGGATGACACAAGTTTTCGGAGAAAACGGTGATTTAATTCCAGTAACAGTAGTAGAAGCAAGCCAAAACGTTGTATTACAAAAGAAAACTGAAGAAGTTGACGGATACAACGCTATTCAAGTAGGCTACGAAGATAAAAAAGCTTACAAAAAAAATAGTAAAACAAACAAATACGCTAACAAACCAGCTGAAGGACATGCTAAAAAAGCTGACACAGCACCTAAGCGCTTCATTCGTGAATTCAGAAACGTTAATGTTGATGAATACGAAGTAGGTCAAGAAGTCTCAGTTGATACATTTGAAGCTGGCGACGTAATTGATGTAACTGGCGTATCTAAAGGTAAAGGTTTCCAAGGTGCCATTAAACGTCATAATCAAGCACGTGGTCCAATGTCACATGGTTCTCATTTCCATAGATCACCAGGTTCAATTGGTATGGCATCAGATGCTTCAAAAGTCTTTAAAGGACAAAAAATGCCTGGACGTATGGGTGGTAACACTGTTACAGTTCAAAACTTAGAAGTAGTTCAAACTGACGTAGAAAACAATGTTATTTTAGTAAAAGGTAATGTACCTGGACCTAAAAAAGGATTTTTAGAAATCTCATCATCAATCAAAGGTAATAAATAA
- the rplD gene encoding 50S ribosomal protein L4 translates to MANYDVFKVDGSKSGSVELSDAVFAIEPNNNVLFEAITLQRASLRQGTHAVKNRSAVRGGGRKPWRQKGTGRARQGTIRAPQWRGGGVVFGPTPRSYSYKMPKKMRRLALRSALSFKVQEKGLTVVDTLNLEAPKTKEFKSVLSNLEQPKKVLVVTESEDVNVALSARNIPGVQVTTAQGLNVLDITSADSVIITESAAKKVEEVLG, encoded by the coding sequence ATGGCTAATTATGATGTATTTAAAGTAGACGGATCTAAATCAGGTTCAGTTGAATTAAGCGATGCAGTATTTGCAATCGAACCAAACAACAACGTTCTTTTTGAAGCAATCACTTTACAACGTGCTTCATTACGCCAAGGTACACATGCTGTTAAGAATCGCTCAGCAGTACGTGGTGGTGGACGTAAACCATGGAGACAAAAAGGTACAGGACGTGCGCGTCAAGGTACAATCCGTGCTCCACAATGGCGTGGTGGTGGTGTCGTATTCGGACCAACACCAAGAAGCTACTCATACAAAATGCCTAAGAAAATGCGCCGTTTAGCATTACGCTCAGCATTATCATTCAAAGTACAAGAAAAAGGTTTAACTGTTGTTGATACATTAAACTTAGAAGCTCCAAAAACTAAAGAGTTCAAATCTGTACTTTCTAATTTAGAACAACCTAAAAAAGTATTAGTAGTTACAGAATCAGAAGATGTGAACGTTGCTTTATCAGCACGTAACATTCCTGGTGTACAAGTTACTACAGCTCAAGGTTTAAATGTTCTAGATATCACAAGCGCTGACAGTGTAATAATCACAGAATCAGCTGCTAAAAAAGTTGAGGAGGTGCTAGGATAA
- the rplW gene encoding 50S ribosomal protein L23, producing MEARDVLKRPVITEKSSVAMAEDKYTFDVDTRANKTQVKIAVEEIFDVKVDKVNIINYKPKKKRMGRYQGYTNKRRVAIVKLKEGSIDLFN from the coding sequence ATGGAAGCAAGAGACGTTCTTAAGCGCCCCGTAATCACTGAAAAATCTTCAGTCGCTATGGCTGAAGACAAATATACATTCGACGTTGATACTCGTGCTAACAAAACACAAGTTAAAATCGCCGTTGAAGAAATCTTTGACGTAAAAGTTGATAAAGTAAACATCATCAACTACAAACCAAAGAAAAAACGTATGGGCCGTTACCAAGGCTATACAAACAAAAGACGCGTAGCAATTGTTAAATTAAAAGAAGGATCAATCGATCTATTCAACTAA
- the rplB gene encoding 50S ribosomal protein L2, whose protein sequence is MALKKYKPITNGRRNMTSLDFAEITKTTPEKSLLQPLPKKAGRNNQGKLTVRHHGGGHKRQYRVIDFKRNKDGINAKVDSIQYDPNRSANIALLVYADGEKRYIIAPKNLKVGQVLESGEEADIKLGNALPLQFIPVGTVVHNIELKPGKGGQIARSAGASAQVLGKEGKYVLIRLRSGEVRMILSTCRATIGQVGNIQHELVNVGKAGRSRWKGIRPTVRGSVMNPNDHPHGGGEGRAPIGRPSPMSPWGKPTLGKKTRRGKKSSDKLIVRGRKKK, encoded by the coding sequence ATGGCTCTAAAAAAATATAAGCCAATTACTAATGGTCGTCGTAATATGACTTCGTTAGATTTCGCAGAAATTACGAAAACTACACCAGAAAAGTCATTATTACAACCGCTACCGAAAAAAGCGGGACGAAATAACCAAGGTAAATTGACAGTTCGCCATCATGGTGGAGGACATAAACGTCAATACCGTGTTATTGATTTCAAACGTAATAAAGATGGCATCAACGCTAAAGTTGATTCAATTCAATATGATCCAAACCGTTCAGCAAACATTGCTTTATTAGTTTACGCTGATGGAGAAAAACGCTATATCATCGCTCCAAAAAACCTAAAAGTAGGTCAAGTACTTGAGAGTGGTGAAGAAGCAGATATCAAATTAGGTAATGCATTACCATTACAATTCATTCCAGTAGGTACAGTAGTTCACAACATCGAGTTAAAACCTGGTAAAGGTGGACAAATCGCTCGTTCAGCTGGTGCTAGTGCACAAGTACTTGGTAAAGAAGGAAAATATGTGTTAATCAGATTGAGATCTGGTGAAGTACGTATGATTCTTTCAACTTGCCGTGCTACTATTGGTCAAGTTGGTAACATCCAACATGAACTTGTAAACGTTGGTAAAGCAGGACGTTCAAGATGGAAAGGCATTCGCCCTACAGTTCGTGGTTCTGTAATGAACCCTAACGATCACCCACACGGTGGTGGTGAAGGTCGTGCACCTATCGGTAGACCATCTCCAATGTCACCTTGGGGTAAACCTACGCTTGGTAAGAAAACTCGTCGTGGTAAAAAATCATCAGACAAACTTATCGTTCGTGGTCGTAAGAAAAAATAA
- the rpsS gene encoding 30S ribosomal protein S19: MARSIKKGPFADDHLKKKVEAQSGSEKKQVIKTWSRRSTIFPDFIGHTFAVYDGRKHVPVFVTEDMVGHKLGEFAPTRTFKGHVADDKKTRR, encoded by the coding sequence ATGGCTCGTAGTATTAAAAAAGGACCTTTCGCTGACGATCATCTAAAGAAAAAAGTTGAAGCGCAAAGCGGAAGCGAGAAAAAACAAGTAATTAAAACTTGGTCACGTCGTTCAACTATTTTCCCTGATTTCATCGGACATACATTCGCTGTATATGATGGTCGTAAACATGTTCCAGTATTCGTTACTGAAGATATGGTTGGTCATAAATTAGGAGAATTTGCTCCGACACGTACATTCAAAGGTCACGTAGCAGATGACAAAAAAACTAGAAGATAA
- the rplV gene encoding 50S ribosomal protein L22, whose amino-acid sequence MEAKAVAKTIRIAPRKVRLVLDLIRGKSAGEAIAILKLKNKASSPVVEKLLMSALANAEHNYDMNTDELIVKEAYANEGPTLKRFRPRAQGRASAINKRTSHITIVVSDGKEEAKEA is encoded by the coding sequence ATGGAAGCAAAAGCGGTTGCTAAAACAATAAGAATCGCACCTCGTAAAGTTAGATTAGTATTAGATCTAATTAGAGGCAAAAGCGCTGGTGAAGCGATTGCGATTTTAAAATTAAAAAACAAAGCTTCATCACCAGTAGTTGAAAAATTACTAATGTCCGCTCTAGCAAATGCTGAACATAACTATGACATGAACACTGATGAATTAATAGTTAAAGAAGCTTATGCTAATGAAGGACCAACATTAAAACGTTTCCGTCCACGTGCACAAGGTCGTGCAAGTGCGATAAACAAACGTACAAGCCACATTACAATCGTCGTAAGTGACGGTAAAGAAGAAGCTAAAGAAGCTTAA
- the rpsC gene encoding 30S ribosomal protein S3, translating to MGQKINPIGLRVGVIRDWEAKWYAEKDFASLLHEDLKIRKFIDNALNEASVSHVDIERAANRINIAIHTGKPGMVIGKGGSEIEKLRNKLNTLTSKKVHINVIEIKKVDLDAKLVAENIARQLENRASFRRVQKQAITRAMKIGAKGIKTQVSGRLGGADIARAEQYSEGTVPLHTLRADISYAHAEADTTYGKLGVKVWIYRGEVLPTKNTSEGGK from the coding sequence GTGGGTCAAAAAATTAATCCAATCGGACTTCGTGTTGGTGTAATCCGTGATTGGGAAGCTAAATGGTATGCAGAAAAAGACTTCGCATCATTATTACACGAAGATTTAAAAATCCGTAAGTTTATTGATAACGCATTAAATGAAGCATCAGTTTCTCACGTTGACATTGAACGTGCTGCTAATCGTATCAACATCGCTATTCATACTGGTAAGCCAGGTATGGTAATTGGTAAAGGCGGTTCAGAAATTGAAAAATTACGTAACAAATTAAATACATTAACAAGCAAAAAAGTACACATCAATGTAATTGAAATCAAAAAAGTTGATTTAGATGCTAAACTTGTTGCAGAAAACATTGCACGTCAATTAGAAAACCGTGCATCATTCCGTCGTGTACAAAAACAAGCTATTACAAGAGCTATGAAGATTGGTGCTAAAGGTATCAAAACTCAAGTTTCAGGTCGTTTAGGCGGAGCTGACATCGCTCGTGCTGAGCAATATTCAGAAGGAACTGTTCCACTTCATACACTACGTGCTGACATTAGTTATGCACATGCAGAAGCTGACACAACTTATGGTAAATTAGGTGTCAAAGTATGGATCTATCGTGGAGAAGTTCTTCCTACTAAGAACACTAGTGAAGGAGGAAAATAA
- the rplP gene encoding 50S ribosomal protein L16, with protein MLLPKRVKYRRQHRPKTTGRSKGGNYVTFGEYGLQATTTSWITSRQIESARIAMTRFMKRGGKVWIKIFPHTPYTKKPLEVRMGAGKGAVEGWIAVAKPGRILFEIAGVDEETAREALRLASHKLPVKTKFVKREELGGETNES; from the coding sequence ATGTTACTACCAAAACGTGTAAAATATCGTCGTCAACATCGTCCTAAAACAACTGGTCGTTCTAAAGGCGGTAACTATGTAACATTTGGTGAGTATGGTTTACAAGCTACTACAACATCTTGGATCACATCTCGTCAAATCGAATCAGCTCGTATTGCAATGACACGTTTCATGAAGCGTGGCGGGAAAGTTTGGATTAAAATCTTCCCACATACACCTTACACTAAAAAACCTCTAGAAGTACGTATGGGTGCTGGTAAAGGTGCCGTTGAAGGCTGGATTGCTGTAGCAAAACCAGGTAGAATTTTATTTGAAATCGCAGGCGTTGATGAAGAAACAGCGCGCGAAGCATTACGTTTAGCAAGTCACAAACTTCCAGTGAAAACTAAGTTTGTAAAACGTGAAGAATTGGGTGGTGAAACAAATGAAAGCTAA
- the rpmC gene encoding 50S ribosomal protein L29 — MKAKEIRDLTTSEIEEQIKSSKEELFNLRFQLATGQLEETARIRTVRKTIARLKTVAREREIEQGKANQ, encoded by the coding sequence ATGAAAGCTAAGGAAATTAGAGACTTAACCACTTCAGAGATAGAAGAACAAATTAAATCTTCTAAAGAAGAGCTTTTTAACCTACGCTTTCAGTTAGCTACAGGTCAATTAGAAGAGACTGCACGTATTCGCACAGTAAGAAAAACGATTGCACGTCTAAAAACTGTTGCTCGTGAAAGAGAAATTGAACAAGGTAAAGCTAATCAATAA
- the rpsQ gene encoding 30S ribosomal protein S17 produces the protein MSERNDRKVYVGRVVSDKMDKTVTVLVETYKTHKLYGKRVKYSKKYKTHDENNSAKLGDTVKIQETRPLSATKRFRLVEIVEESVII, from the coding sequence GTGAGCGAAAGAAATGATCGTAAAGTTTATGTAGGTAGAGTCGTTTCCGATAAAATGGACAAAACTGTAACTGTACTTGTTGAAACATACAAAACGCACAAATTATATGGTAAACGAGTAAAATACTCTAAAAAATACAAAACTCATGATGAAAACAACTCAGCTAAATTAGGGGACACAGTTAAGATTCAAGAAACACGTCCTTTATCAGCAACTAAACGTTTCCGTTTGGTAGAAATTGTTGAAGAATCAGTTATTATTTAA
- the rplN gene encoding 50S ribosomal protein L14 encodes MIQQETRLKVADNSGAREVLTIKVLGGSGRKTANIGDVIVVSVKNATPGGVVKKGEVVKAVVVRTKSGVRRNDGSYIKFDENACVIIRDDKGPRGTRIFGPVARELREGNFMKIVSLAPEVL; translated from the coding sequence ATGATCCAACAAGAAACACGTTTGAAAGTAGCAGATAACTCTGGTGCACGTGAAGTTCTTACAATCAAAGTATTAGGTGGATCTGGTCGTAAAACAGCTAATATTGGTGACGTTATCGTAGTAAGTGTTAAAAATGCTACACCAGGTGGCGTTGTCAAAAAAGGTGAAGTAGTTAAAGCTGTTGTCGTACGTACTAAATCAGGCGTACGTCGTAACGATGGTTCATACATCAAATTTGATGAAAATGCATGTGTCATTATTCGTGACGACAAAGGCCCACGCGGTACTCGTATCTTTGGACCAGTTGCTCGTGAATTACGTGAAGGTAAC